The Nitrospirota bacterium genome includes a window with the following:
- a CDS encoding efflux RND transporter periplasmic adaptor subunit, translating into MTFLTGSLRLAAVVLAGMAAAGLHGCKEDAASTPPRPIPEVQVVTVTTQPVPDEPEFIGQAESSRPVEIRSQVTGILKERFFQEGRDVKKGDRLYQIDPVPFQAAMLSAKAKVAQAEARLVQAKQNLARVKPLLAEQAVSQKDVDDAVAEELAAKAALEAARGDLVKAKFDLDNTLIVAPIDGLIERTRVYEGRLISAQTDLLTIIHQVDPMYVIVNAPESFLLKRRRDIEAKRIKDPGLRELRATLIFLDGSVYAHEGALDLLDPALRTETGSRPVRVVFPNPDRVLLPGQFVTVRFLGAVKTDAVLVPQRAVQQGPTGSVVFVVGEGNIAQPREVRAASWQGNQWLIEEGLKPGDRIIVDGIQRVTPGEPVRPVPISENGETPPAPGGAPGKPENGKERAT; encoded by the coding sequence ATGACGTTCCTCACCGGATCGCTGAGACTGGCCGCCGTCGTTCTGGCGGGAATGGCCGCCGCGGGCTTGCACGGCTGCAAGGAAGACGCCGCCTCGACGCCGCCTCGTCCGATTCCCGAGGTCCAGGTCGTCACGGTCACCACCCAACCCGTACCGGACGAACCGGAATTCATCGGCCAGGCCGAATCCTCCCGGCCTGTCGAAATCCGCTCCCAAGTCACCGGCATTCTGAAAGAGCGGTTCTTTCAGGAAGGCCGCGACGTCAAGAAAGGCGACCGTCTCTATCAGATCGATCCCGTTCCATTCCAGGCGGCGATGCTCAGCGCCAAAGCGAAAGTCGCGCAGGCCGAAGCGCGGCTGGTGCAGGCCAAGCAGAACCTGGCCCGCGTCAAGCCGCTGTTGGCGGAACAGGCCGTGAGCCAGAAAGACGTTGATGACGCGGTGGCCGAAGAGCTGGCGGCGAAGGCGGCGCTCGAAGCGGCCAGGGGCGATTTGGTGAAGGCGAAGTTCGATCTCGACAATACGCTCATTGTTGCGCCGATCGACGGGCTGATCGAGCGGACCAGGGTCTACGAAGGACGATTGATTTCCGCCCAGACCGATCTCCTGACGATCATCCATCAGGTGGACCCCATGTATGTAATCGTCAATGCGCCGGAAAGCTTTTTGCTGAAGCGGCGCCGCGACATCGAGGCGAAACGGATCAAAGATCCGGGGCTGCGCGAGCTGCGCGCCACGCTCATCTTCCTCGACGGGTCCGTCTATGCGCATGAGGGCGCTCTGGACCTGCTGGACCCGGCCCTCAGAACCGAAACCGGGTCCCGGCCGGTCCGCGTCGTCTTCCCGAATCCCGACCGTGTGCTGCTGCCCGGGCAGTTCGTCACGGTCCGCTTCCTGGGCGCCGTGAAGACCGACGCGGTCCTGGTCCCGCAGCGCGCGGTTCAGCAAGGGCCGACCGGATCGGTGGTGTTCGTCGTCGGCGAGGGGAACATCGCCCAGCCCCGCGAAGTCAGGGCCGCGAGTTGGCAGGGCAACCAGTGGCTGATCGAGGAGGGTCTGAAGCCCGGCGACCGGATCATCGTGGACGGGATCCAACGGGTCACACCCGGCGAGCCGGTCCGGCCGGTCCCGATAAGCGAAAACGGCGAGACTCCGCCCGCTCCGGGCGGAGCGCCGGGGAAGCCCGAGAACGGCAAGGAGCGGGCCACGTGA